The DNA window GGCTGTGAGGTGCGGATCTTCGATCCCGAGGGCCTTCCCCTTCCCGACGGAGCTCCGGTCACCCATCCGAAGGTGCAGGAACTGCGCGAGCTCTCAGCCTGGTCAGAGGGCCAGATCTGGGTCAGCCCTGAGAGACATGGGGCGATGAGTGGAATCATGAAGGCGCAAATTGACTGGATACCGCTGTCGGTGGGTTCGGTCCGGCCGACACAAGGCAAGACGCTTGCCGTCATGCAGGTATCCGGCGGGTCGCAGTCGTTTAATGCAGTGAACCAGATGCGAGTCCTCGGCCGATGGATGCGGATGATCACCATCCCCAACCAGTCATCGGTGGCGAAGGCTTTTCAGGAGTTCGACAGCGATGGGCGCATGAAACCCTCATCCTTTTACGACCGCGTCGTGGACGTCTGCGAGGAACTGGTGAAATTCACATGGCTGACACGTGACGCCTCGGCTTATCTCACCGACCGCTACAGCGAGCGCAGGGAAGAGGCCGACAAGCTCG is part of the Rhizobium bangladeshense genome and encodes:
- the arsH gene encoding arsenical resistance protein ArsH; translated protein: MPKASALSDLPAASPAHLRQPDLAALRPPFSTHKPRILILYGSLRAVSYSRLLAYEASRLLEHLGCEVRIFDPEGLPLPDGAPVTHPKVQELRELSAWSEGQIWVSPERHGAMSGIMKAQIDWIPLSVGSVRPTQGKTLAVMQVSGGSQSFNAVNQMRVLGRWMRMITIPNQSSVAKAFQEFDSDGRMKPSSFYDRVVDVCEELVKFTWLTRDASAYLTDRYSERREEADKLERRVGLKSI